In Camelus dromedarius isolate mCamDro1 chromosome 24, mCamDro1.pat, whole genome shotgun sequence, one genomic interval encodes:
- the ZNF597 gene encoding zinc finger protein 597: MASTLPTTGAQGPVLFEDLAVYFSQEECVSLHPAQRSLGRDMAQECFMDKALMGEGKIEINQQLSLESMGLEELALEKYSIAVPLVYCPEKSSEHGVGNRERKISGTSACKKRLISLLVTIENHTPLVELSQCLGTSTLSEILEFPGGEATNSYKCPECNQSFSDSSYLVLHQKMHSGEKKYNCGDCGKMFNHRANLRTHRRIHTGEKPYKCAECSSTFRQHSHLSRHMNVHGKEKPYTCGRCGRGFLWLPGLAQHQKTHAAKKAHGKYLGQQTNLALPEKRQASAPQHLPSPGRNCSLQPPLPALPEKGHEDSAEHCSDCGGNVLSFSKFKPFKCPECPLTCLHLSELISHQSTHRREKAQTCKTPAESFLSASEPARHWKSHTGENPLKCTVCGKHFRLKTHLTAHERTHLRNAM; the protein is encoded by the exons ATGGCATCCACACTCCCTACAACCGGGGCTCAG GGACCAGTGCTGTTTGAGGACCTGGCTGTGTATTTTTCTCAAGAGGAGTGTGTGAGTCTGCACCCTGCCCAGAGGTCCCTCGGCAGAGACATGGCACAGGAGTGTTTCATGGATAAGGCCTTAATGG GTGAAGGCAAGATTGAGATTAATCAGCAGCTAAGTCTCGAATCAATGGGACTTGAAGAGCTTGCCTTAGAAAAATACTCCATCGCTGTTCCTCTTGTCTATTGCCCAGAAAAATCCTCTGAGCATGGAGTTGGAAACCGCGAAAGGAAAATATCAGGAACTTCTGCCTGCAAGAAAAGGCTCATAAGTCTTTTAGTTACTATCGAAAACCATACCCCATTGGTAGAGCTATCTCAGTGTTTAGGAACCAGCACACTTTCTGAAATTCTTGAATTTCCTGGGGGAGAAGCCACAAATTCATACAAGTGTCCTGAGTGTAACCAAAGCTTCAGTGATAGTTCATACTTGGTTCTGCATCAGAAAATGCATTCAGGAGAGAAAAAGTATAACTGTGGGGACTGTGGGAAGATGTTCAATCACCGAGCCAACCTGAGAACACACAGGAGaatccacaccggggagaagcctTATAAATGTGCTGAGTGCAGCAGCACCTTCCGCCAGCACTCACACCTGTCTCGGCACATGAATGTCCACGGAAAGGAGAAACCTTACACCTGTGGCAGGTGTGGGAGAGGTTTTCTGTGGCTTCCGGGACTGGCCCAGCATCAGAAGACCCATGCTGCCAAAAAAGCCCACGGGAAGTATCTCGGTCAGCAAACAAACCTCGCTCTGCCTGAGAAAAGGCAGGCTTCAGCCCCCCAACATCTGCCCAGCCCGGGCAGGAATTGCTCTTTGCagcccccactccctgccctccctgagaaAGGCCACGAGGACAGTGCTGAACACTGCAGTGACTGTGGGGGAAATGTGCTTTCATTCTCCAAATTCAAACCCTTCAAATGTCCCGAGTGTCCGCTGACCtgtcttcatctctctgagcttaTTTCCCATCAAAGCACTCATAGACGGGAAAAGGCCCAGACGTGCAAAACGCCTGCGGAAAGTTTCCTCTCGGCCTCAGAGCCTGCCCGCCACTGGAAGAGCCACACAGGAGAGAACCCTTTAAAATGTACCGTGTGTGGGAAACATTTCAGGTTGAAGACACATCTCACTGCCCATGAGCGAACCCATTTGAGAAACGCCATGTAA